The genomic region AAAATTGTTTCACAGGCATTGCATACTCCTGCCCTTTGAGTTTTAGCATTTTCTATAATATTTAATGCCTTCCCAATATCTCCAGATTCGTCAACGAATACATGGCAATTCCCAACCCCTGTTTCGATTGTAGGAACTGTTGCATGTTTAACTACAAACTGGATAAGCTCATCTCCACCTCTAGGAATTATTAAATCGATATATTGATTTAATATTAACATTTCTTTAACCACAGCTCTATCTACATCATCAATAAATCCTATTACATCTTCTGTAATTGAGCTATTTCTTAAGCCTTCCTTAACAGCCATTACTAAAGCTCTATTTGAATGAATCGCTGTTGAACTTCCTCTAAGTAAAATACAGTTTCCACTTTTTAAAGTTAATGCAAATGCATCTATAGTTACATTAGGTCTTGATTCGTAAATTATACCAATTACCCCAATTGGTACTGTCATTTTGCTAATAGTTAATCCGTTCTCTAAAGTCCAAACATCGTTACTTTTCCAAACTGGATCCTTAAGATCAATTATTGTATTAATCCCTTCAATCATATCTTCTATTCTTTTTTTGTCTAGACTCAGCCTGTCAATTAGACTTTCTTTCATCCCCGTTGCTCGAGCATTTTCTATATCTTTTTTATTCTCTTGTAAAATAAATTCAGTATTTTTTTGTAAACTTAAAGCTACTTGTGCTAATGCTTTATTTTTTTCCCTAGTATCTGCAATAACTAAAACTTGAGTTGCTTTTTTTAATTTCTTACAGGTCTCTATTAACTGTGACATTTTCTTCACTCCTTTTTCCAATTTATTATTTGTTTTAAAGACACAAAAAACTCTCATCCCTGAAAAAACAGGGACGAGAGTTATATTACCCGCGGTACCACCCTGAGTAGCTAAAATAGCTCACTCTATGTAATCGTAACGTGATTACCCTCGTAATGACTTATATCATCATATGCTCAAGAGTGGGTTCAAAAAGTTAAGTTTATAGGACTTTCACCAATATCCTACTCTCTGTAAAACATCACTTTTTTAATATTCTCCGTCAAAGCATTTATCAATTATCAAATTATATTTGTTATATTATATATAAAATCAGTTTTTATGTCAATTTAATTTTAATTAGCCTTAATCGGTGTATATTCATAATTATATTGTATAGGCAATGCAATTTTAACGCTAAATTCATTTTCTAAATCTTGAATTTTTATTGAACCTTCATATTTCTTTACGACCTGCTTAATATTGAACAAACCATAACCATGATTAGTTGAATCTTCTTTAGTAGTATATCTTTCCTTATTCTCATTACAAACAAATACATCTGCCAGTTTACTATTAACTATTTTTATAATAAAATTTGTTTCCTTTATATAGATATTTGCAAAAATATATCTTTCGTTTTCTTCTTTTTTCAAACAGGCTTCAATAGCATTATCTAATAAATTTCCTAATACTACAGTTAAATCAATTAAATCGTAGGGTAGTTCTTTAGGTATGTTTACATCTATTTCCATATCTATATTATCACGTAATGCCCTTTCCATTTTCACATTTATAAGGGCGGCTATAATAGGGTGATTTATATCAATTATTCTACTATTCCATGAAACACGCTCAGCTAAGGATTTTAAATATTCCTTAGCTTCAGCTATTTTATCTAAATAGATAAGTCCGTAAATTGTACTAATATAATTATTAAAATCATGTTTTTGAGCCTTCATTGTGTCGAACATCTCTTCTATACTTTTAGTGTAAACTAACTGATTTTTATATTCCTTTTCTTTCATTTCCCAAAGCATTTCTTTTTGTGATTGGATAAGGATTTTTCTTATACTCCAAAAGACCAATGCACTAAATACTATCACCCCAATAATTACTCCTGTAAACTTAATGAAAGAAGTAAAACTAAACGAACCAGTCTTGACTAAAACAGAGAAAGCCACAAATATTATTAAAATATTAAAAAATAATAGAGATAAAAATAGGTAAAATTGTTTTTTTTCTACATGTCGCAAAATATCTAATTTGCTAATAAGATATTTTACTACTATTAAAAATAATGATTTGGATATTACTATGCCTATAATTCTATATACATTTGACTCTGTTAATATACTCGGTGATATTCTAAATATTGCTACAATTAATCCTATGGAAATTATCTCCATAACAAAGTTTAACATTAATCCAACAATAATAAAAAAGTATAGTTTTAATATGTTTTTTTTAAAATACAAATAAAAAATGATTCCTGCTGTTACGTACATGATAACAAACCCTAAAAAGTTGGCATATCCTAAAAAAACGTTCACAGCTGTATTAAATACAGCTTGAAGTAATACAATGTATACTGCACTTAATAGTTTGTTTATTCTAACATTAAAGATTATAACTAGAAAGTAGAAAATTAATGCTACATCAATAATACTTATTAAAAGTGAAAAAAAGATAGAATTAGGCACTGAACCACCCCTTAGATTAATTGCTTTTCAAGTTGCATTACTACACTCTTTTTATATCTTCTACTTACTGGGACAGTCTTTTCAATATCTCTAAAAAAAATCTCATCTTTTCTAAACAAAAAAAGTTTATTCATGTTTACCAAATAACCTTGATGACATTGTAAAAAACACACATCCTCTAACTGACATTCTAAATCTCGAATTGTTCCATTAAACATAAAATTTCCTTTATGAGAATAAATCTTTATCTTCCTTTGCTGTTTTTCAAAGAAAAAAATTTCATCGTATTTTAGACGAATAATTTCATCTTTATTTCTAACAACAAAATAGTCATTTTTACCTTTGTATGCCCTACTTTCATCTACTCTTCTTAAAGCCTTATCCAGCGTAATATTAAACTCATCCTCATATATAGGTTTTATTACATAGTCTAGAGACTTGACTGAAAATGCGTCCAAAGCATACCCTTTATAGCCTGTTAAAAATATAATAACTATCTCATCATTTATTTTTCTAATCTCTCTAGCAACTTCAATGCCATTCATACCCTTCATTTCTATATCTAGAAAAATAATATCAATTTTCTTACACCTTATTATTTCTAAAAGTTTTTCGCCTTCATATGTCTTAATTATTTCTTTATCATATCTTTTAATTGGACTCTTTAATATATACTTGTAAATTAAATCTACTTGTACATGATCATCATCACATATAGCTATAGTAAGATACATTCTAATCACTCCATTAGCAATAGTCCTTGAAGTACTTCGAAAAGCAATTTATACATATTTTACACCTTATGTTATATTTATACATTTTATCTTAATAATAATCTTTTTTGCATTTGTATTCAAGTCTTTTTAAAAAATAAGCCAATACTACTGACCAACATCAATTAAAGATAAAAATAATAAAAGAAGTAGATTTAAATAAAATCCACTTCTTTTATTATTGAATGATTACTACTAAAATTTTCTTAATTTTTCTGGGAACTTTGGTTGATGATAGAATCCCCAACAGTTGATACCCGCTCCTAAATTTGCTACAACTAAAGCTAAAGCGGCGAAACTTCCTAATAAGTATTTCTTATTTTTCATTTAACTCCACCTCCTTTATATTAGTTTTTGTAACCCATTTATATAAGTTTGTTGCAAAGGGAGTTATGCTAAATGTTTCACTTAATATAGCGAGTATTGCAATGCTGCAGTATTTATTTAAACTTGGGTTCGCAAAAAAGGCTGTTGTAATTAAAATGAGTAAAATTATAAATACCATTCTGCTTCTTTTTGTATATATAATAATTTCATCTTTATTCAAAGGTTTATTCGGTGTGTCTACTGGTGCATAAATATATATAAGAATTCCGCAAATATATAATATGGCAAAAAGAATAAACCCGTTAGTCAGCAGCGGTGCCAAATATATAGATCCAAAATTAAAAACTATTGTAACTAATAAACAAGTAAAGTAGTTATCTGCATGAACCCCACCAGCGTTAACTCTTAATGATGCAAAAACACTTAAAAACAATATGGTCTCTGGGACTACTTTTAGAATAAAAGCTATGAGGAGTATTACTATCCCCTTTACTATAGTTGCTACTAACAACTGTAGCCCATATCGGTATATATCTTCATTGTCATTATCTATAATTTGATTATCATTAAATTTTTTTAAAGTTTCATTAACGATAAATTCAATCATTTTAATCCCCCTGTTTTTTATTTAAATATAACATCTATTACATTTTTTTCAATATGTTGTGCATAAGTGGTCATTTTTTTGTCCTATTTGGCATGTTTTTAGATAAAAAATAAAGTTTTGTCGATTAATGCATTAAATTATCTTTAGTATGTTATTTACAATAATGCATTTTTTGTTTTAACCTAATAATCCTGGGTATACTTACACATGTAAATAAATATAATAAATATATCTATAGACAGAAGGGAGCAATCAATATGAAATATGAATGTACACCATGTGGATACATCTATGATCCAGCAGTAGGTGATCCAGACTCAGGTATTCAACCAGGAACTAAATTTGAAGATATTCCAGATGATTGGGTTTGTCCAGTATGTGGAGTTACAAAGGATATGTTTGAGCCAGTTCAATAATTAGAAAGGAAGAGAATGTTCTCTTCTTTTTTATTTTTTTGGATTTTCTTTGTTTTATTTTTTAATAATATTTACAATATTATTATTTTTGTATAGAATATACTGAATATGGTTTAATGTATCAGTACTTAAAAAGCTTTGTATTTTTTAATCTGTTAGGAGGCATTGCATGACTAAACAACTGAAAGCTAATTTATCACTCTTATTTATTACAATAATTTGGGGTTCATCATTTATATTAACTAAAAATTCATTGAATCACCTACCCACATATAATTTTTTAGCTATTCGCTTTATTATATCTAGTTTCATATCCATAATAATATTTAGAAAAAAACTTATATCGGTTGATGCGCCCACTATTAAATACGGTATATTAACAGGTTTAGTTTTGTTTGCCGGATATGCATTTCAAACTGTGGGATTAAATTACACAACTGCATCAAAATCTGGATTTATTACTGGGTTTAGTGTGGTTATCGTACCAGTTTTTTCTGCATTTCTTCTAAAATCAAAACCTACTAAACCTGCTATAATTGGAGTAATCTTTGCAATTATTGGTTTAGGCTTCTTAACCTTAGATTCAAATATTAGTCTTAATATAGGAGACCTTTACACATTAATTTGTGCTTTAGCATTTGCCTTACACATTATTTCAATTAGTAAATTTACGGTGAAATGTGACTCAATAAATTTGGCTGTAATTCAAATATTCGTTGTTGGTATTTTAAGTCTATTATTTAGTTTTGTGCTTGAAAAACCCACAATTCCAACGGGCATAAATATTTGGATAAATATTGTAATATTAGCAGTTCTAGCTACTACAATTGCCTTTTTAATACAAACTACTATGCAAAAGTATACAACAGCCACTCATACAGCTCTAATTTTAAGTGCCGAACCAGTTTTTTCTGCTTTCTTTGCCTTCTTAATAGCCGGC from Serpentinicella alkaliphila harbors:
- a CDS encoding cyclic lactone autoinducer peptide — its product is MKNKKYLLGSFAALALVVANLGAGINCWGFYHQPKFPEKLRKF
- a CDS encoding glutamate-5-semialdehyde dehydrogenase, producing MSQLIETCKKLKKATQVLVIADTREKNKALAQVALSLQKNTEFILQENKKDIENARATGMKESLIDRLSLDKKRIEDMIEGINTIIDLKDPVWKSNDVWTLENGLTISKMTVPIGVIGIIYESRPNVTIDAFALTLKSGNCILLRGSSTAIHSNRALVMAVKEGLRNSSITEDVIGFIDDVDRAVVKEMLILNQYIDLIIPRGGDELIQFVVKHATVPTIETGVGNCHVFVDESGDIGKALNIIENAKTQRAGVCNACETILIHKNIANEILPKLNNRIADRVELRGCEKSRSIVNMNEATEEDWSIEYLDFIVAVRIVDSIDEAIEHVNKYGTKHSEAIVTENLNNANRFLREVDAAAVYVNASTRFTDGSQFGFGAEMGISTQKMHARGPMGLNELVTVKYTIMGNGQIRE
- a CDS encoding LytR/AlgR family response regulator transcription factor is translated as MYLTIAICDDDHVQVDLIYKYILKSPIKRYDKEIIKTYEGEKLLEIIRCKKIDIIFLDIEMKGMNGIEVAREIRKINDEIVIIFLTGYKGYALDAFSVKSLDYVIKPIYEDEFNITLDKALRRVDESRAYKGKNDYFVVRNKDEIIRLKYDEIFFFEKQQRKIKIYSHKGNFMFNGTIRDLECQLEDVCFLQCHQGYLVNMNKLFLFRKDEIFFRDIEKTVPVSRRYKKSVVMQLEKQLI
- a CDS encoding accessory gene regulator ArgB-like protein: MIEFIVNETLKKFNDNQIIDNDNEDIYRYGLQLLVATIVKGIVILLIAFILKVVPETILFLSVFASLRVNAGGVHADNYFTCLLVTIVFNFGSIYLAPLLTNGFILFAILYICGILIYIYAPVDTPNKPLNKDEIIIYTKRSRMVFIILLILITTAFFANPSLNKYCSIAILAILSETFSITPFATNLYKWVTKTNIKEVELNEK
- a CDS encoding DMT family transporter; protein product: MTKQLKANLSLLFITIIWGSSFILTKNSLNHLPTYNFLAIRFIISSFISIIIFRKKLISVDAPTIKYGILTGLVLFAGYAFQTVGLNYTTASKSGFITGFSVVIVPVFSAFLLKSKPTKPAIIGVIFAIIGLGFLTLDSNISLNIGDLYTLICALAFALHIISISKFTVKCDSINLAVIQIFVVGILSLLFSFVLEKPTIPTGINIWINIVILAVLATTIAFLIQTTMQKYTTATHTALILSAEPVFSAFFAFLIAGEMLPSGGILGSALILSGMLISELDWNNILHYLKNRELFISIANNLKNQAITTKSGR
- a CDS encoding sensor histidine kinase, which gives rise to MPNSIFFSLLISIIDVALIFYFLVIIFNVRINKLLSAVYIVLLQAVFNTAVNVFLGYANFLGFVIMYVTAGIIFYLYFKKNILKLYFFIIVGLMLNFVMEIISIGLIVAIFRISPSILTESNVYRIIGIVISKSLFLIVVKYLISKLDILRHVEKKQFYLFLSLLFFNILIIFVAFSVLVKTGSFSFTSFIKFTGVIIGVIVFSALVFWSIRKILIQSQKEMLWEMKEKEYKNQLVYTKSIEEMFDTMKAQKHDFNNYISTIYGLIYLDKIAEAKEYLKSLAERVSWNSRIIDINHPIIAALINVKMERALRDNIDMEIDVNIPKELPYDLIDLTVVLGNLLDNAIEACLKKEENERYIFANIYIKETNFIIKIVNSKLADVFVCNENKERYTTKEDSTNHGYGLFNIKQVVKKYEGSIKIQDLENEFSVKIALPIQYNYEYTPIKAN
- the rd gene encoding rubredoxin; amino-acid sequence: MKYECTPCGYIYDPAVGDPDSGIQPGTKFEDIPDDWVCPVCGVTKDMFEPVQ